From [Clostridium] symbiosum, a single genomic window includes:
- the ilvN gene encoding acetolactate synthase small subunit has translation MSRIVLSLLVDNTAGVLSRVAGLFSRRGYNIESLTVGVTADPRYSRMTVVSLGDQQVLEQIQKQLGKLEDVHDIKELREGHSVYRELMMVKVRANASERMAINSIAEIFRASIVDVGKESVTVMLTGDQSKLDAMINLLEDYEILELARTGLTGLSRGADDVRFLP, from the coding sequence ATGAGCAGAATTGTTTTATCATTATTAGTAGATAACACCGCCGGTGTTCTGAGCCGTGTGGCAGGCTTATTCAGCCGCCGCGGATATAACATTGAGAGCCTTACCGTAGGCGTTACAGCCGATCCGAGATATTCCAGGATGACGGTAGTGTCTCTGGGAGATCAGCAGGTGCTTGAACAGATACAGAAGCAGCTGGGAAAACTCGAAGATGTCCATGATATTAAGGAACTCCGGGAAGGTCATTCCGTTTACCGTGAGCTTATGATGGTAAAGGTGAGAGCCAATGCCAGTGAGCGTATGGCAATTAATTCAATTGCCGAGATTTTCCGCGCGTCGATTGTAGACGTTGGCAAGGAATCCGTCACGGTTATGCTGACAGGAGATCAGTCCAAGCTGGATGCGATGATTAATCTTCTGGAAGATTATGAGATACTGGAGCTTGCAAGGACCGGACTTACCGGACTTTCCAGAGGGGCAGACGACGTCCGCTTCCTTCCGTAA